Proteins encoded within one genomic window of Streptomyces profundus:
- a CDS encoding TetR/AcrR family transcriptional regulator — translation MPQRVDHGERRELLADALMRLAATHGLEGVSLRQVAAEAGVSTGMVQHYFRTKDEMMTFALAMVGNRIRARSEAAASSATPREFVRGVLLQILPLDDTRRLEGHVGLAFLAYAAVKPAIREGMREDAEGMRGFIARQLRAAGADGIDPELAAIGLMALVDGLGMQLLSRQYAEKDAVAALDAQLALIFGEPGAR, via the coding sequence ATGCCGCAGAGGGTCGACCACGGAGAACGCCGCGAGCTGCTCGCCGACGCGCTGATGCGGCTTGCCGCGACACACGGTCTTGAGGGCGTGAGCCTGCGCCAGGTGGCGGCCGAGGCGGGCGTCTCGACCGGGATGGTGCAGCACTACTTCCGCACCAAGGACGAGATGATGACGTTCGCGCTGGCCATGGTCGGGAACCGGATTCGCGCCCGCTCCGAGGCGGCGGCGTCGTCGGCGACACCGCGCGAGTTCGTCCGCGGCGTCCTGCTCCAGATCCTGCCGCTCGACGACACCCGACGACTTGAGGGCCACGTCGGGCTCGCGTTCCTCGCGTACGCCGCGGTGAAGCCGGCGATCCGGGAAGGGATGCGCGAGGACGCCGAAGGGATGCGCGGGTTCATCGCGCGGCAGCTGCGCGCGGCCGGAGCTGACGGCATCGATCCCGAACTCGCGGCGATCGGCCTGATGGCGCTCGTCGACGGCCTCGGCATGCAACTGCTGTCACGGCAGTACGCGGAGAAGGACGCGGTCGCCGCGTTGGACGCCCAACTCGCCCTCATCTTCGGCGAGCCCGGGGCGCGCTGA
- a CDS encoding ATP-binding protein, whose translation MEQRARRFGAELARARESAGRPTLERLVRLGKEQTPPARIGVSTLSDWLNGRTVPDPRHDRYVMALVGFLQQRAARSGSGYVGRSEGWWQQLLAAARSERDSMRGGRPATRAASPGPPPGPVTLPRDPAGFTGRAAELAVILDLLDPDGGPHGGPGDAAAAAVVVSAVAGMGGVGKTALAVHAAHQARARGWFPGGILFADLRGHSNAPQVETGAIADRFLRALGVRAKDLPGTDEKLDAWRLHLNTQAARGRPLLVVLDNVREPGQIGPLLPAAPHRALVTSRHTLSSLPARRVGLSPMQPADAVDLVDQTLRAGGTDDARVTAQHDDALRLARLCGHLPLALRIIGALLRDEPDRRLVDQADELEDVQTRLDQLAYDGEDDEGRPLALRASLELSHQHLTRPQQHALRLLAAAPGPDVSTAAATALLGETATQARRLLAALARTHLLEPATAGPERWSMHDLVRLFADDLGQREAVRDGRAAAVSRLLHHYLTTAQDADSHLWPTPPPASGTFADRGQALAWLEAERGNLVSAALAAPGHHAAATGLAQALTMYFTHAGHFADSIRLSTAAATVSREAGDRLGEGRALNTLGTALIHVRDFERSVDIFTELVDMYRHTGDRHNEAMTLANLGGALTRLERFPEAAETFQRARALFRVADDYYSEAQVMGNMAALMVDARKPERAVGTLTELAALFRRMGDHRSEGATLSNLGRALRKLGQLNEAITTYHDAIAACRDAGDRHTEGTTLYNLGATLIASGRAVEAAETLTDAITVCQETGDRHGEAMALGSLGLLRNQEGRCTEAVDHLTTAAALFGETGDRTREGLSLSNLGGALVATGELADAVNVGAQELAICRELGDRHSEGIVLTNLGRTLSELGRFTEAAGHLTAAAVLFRELGDPVRADKALVHAARARAARELPN comes from the coding sequence GTGGAGCAGCGCGCGCGGCGGTTCGGTGCAGAGCTCGCCAGGGCGCGCGAGAGCGCGGGGCGCCCGACGCTGGAGCGCCTGGTGCGCCTCGGAAAGGAGCAGACCCCGCCAGCGAGGATCGGCGTGTCGACCCTCAGCGACTGGCTGAACGGCCGCACCGTTCCCGACCCGCGCCACGACCGGTATGTCATGGCCCTCGTCGGCTTTCTCCAACAGCGAGCGGCGCGCTCAGGAAGCGGATACGTAGGGCGGAGCGAGGGGTGGTGGCAGCAGCTCCTGGCGGCGGCCCGTTCGGAGCGCGACTCCATGCGCGGCGGTCGCCCCGCCACCCGGGCCGCGTCACCGGGCCCGCCGCCCGGTCCTGTGACGCTGCCCCGTGACCCGGCGGGATTCACCGGCCGTGCCGCCGAACTGGCCGTGATCCTGGATCTGCTGGACCCTGACGGCGGTCCCCATGGCGGTCCGGGAGACGCCGCGGCGGCTGCGGTGGTCGTGTCGGCGGTGGCGGGGATGGGAGGCGTCGGTAAGACGGCCCTGGCTGTGCACGCCGCTCACCAGGCTCGGGCGCGAGGGTGGTTCCCCGGCGGGATCCTCTTCGCCGACCTGCGTGGTCACAGCAACGCCCCGCAGGTGGAAACGGGTGCGATCGCGGACCGTTTCCTGCGCGCTCTCGGGGTGAGGGCGAAGGACCTGCCAGGCACCGATGAGAAGCTGGATGCCTGGCGCCTCCACCTGAACACCCAGGCAGCGCGGGGCCGTCCGCTCCTCGTGGTCCTGGACAACGTTCGCGAGCCCGGCCAGATCGGCCCCCTGCTGCCCGCCGCACCGCACCGGGCCCTGGTCACCTCGCGGCACACCCTGTCCTCGCTGCCCGCCCGCCGCGTCGGTCTCTCCCCGATGCAACCGGCTGACGCCGTCGACCTCGTGGACCAGACGCTGCGGGCCGGCGGCACCGACGACGCTCGCGTCACCGCACAGCACGACGACGCACTGCGGCTGGCACGGCTGTGCGGGCACCTGCCGCTGGCGCTGAGGATCATCGGGGCGCTGCTGCGGGACGAGCCCGACCGGCGGCTGGTCGACCAGGCGGACGAACTGGAGGATGTCCAAACCCGCCTGGACCAGCTCGCCTACGACGGGGAGGACGACGAAGGTCGCCCCTTGGCCTTGCGGGCGTCGCTGGAGCTGTCCCACCAGCACCTGACCCGGCCGCAACAGCACGCGCTGCGCCTGCTGGCCGCGGCGCCCGGGCCGGACGTGTCGACCGCCGCGGCCACCGCGCTGCTCGGTGAGACCGCCACCCAGGCCCGGCGTCTGCTCGCCGCCCTGGCCAGGACCCACCTTCTGGAGCCCGCCACCGCAGGGCCGGAGCGCTGGTCGATGCACGACCTCGTCCGTCTCTTCGCCGACGACCTCGGCCAGAGAGAGGCGGTACGCGACGGCCGAGCGGCGGCGGTGTCGCGCCTCCTCCACCACTACCTCACCACCGCCCAGGACGCCGACTCCCACCTGTGGCCCACGCCGCCACCCGCTTCCGGAACCTTCGCGGACCGCGGCCAAGCGCTGGCGTGGCTGGAGGCCGAGCGCGGCAACCTTGTCTCGGCCGCCCTGGCCGCCCCCGGGCACCACGCCGCGGCCACTGGCCTCGCTCAGGCTCTCACCATGTACTTCACCCACGCCGGCCACTTCGCCGACTCCATCCGCCTCAGCACCGCCGCCGCCACCGTCTCCCGCGAGGCCGGCGACCGCCTGGGCGAGGGCCGCGCCCTGAACACTCTCGGGACAGCCCTGATCCACGTTCGCGACTTCGAACGGTCCGTCGACATCTTCACGGAGCTCGTCGACATGTACCGGCATACCGGCGACCGGCACAACGAGGCCATGACGTTGGCCAACCTGGGCGGCGCCCTGACACGTCTGGAGCGATTCCCCGAGGCGGCCGAGACCTTCCAACGCGCACGCGCCCTCTTCCGCGTGGCGGACGACTACTACAGCGAGGCACAGGTGATGGGGAACATGGCGGCTCTCATGGTGGACGCACGCAAGCCGGAGCGCGCCGTCGGGACCCTCACCGAGCTCGCGGCCCTCTTCCGCAGGATGGGCGACCACCGCAGCGAAGGCGCGACACTGAGCAACCTGGGGCGCGCCCTGCGCAAGTTGGGCCAACTGAACGAGGCCATCACGACGTACCACGACGCGATCGCCGCCTGCCGGGACGCTGGCGACCGGCACACCGAGGGCACGACGCTGTACAACCTCGGCGCCACCCTGATCGCGTCAGGCCGGGCGGTGGAGGCCGCCGAGACGCTCACCGACGCGATCACCGTCTGCCAGGAGACCGGCGACCGCCACGGCGAGGCCATGGCTCTTGGCAGCCTCGGCCTGCTCCGGAACCAGGAGGGGAGATGCACCGAGGCCGTCGACCACCTCACCACCGCTGCCGCCCTCTTCGGGGAGACGGGCGACCGCACTCGTGAGGGCCTGTCGCTGAGCAACCTCGGCGGCGCCCTCGTCGCAACGGGCGAACTGGCCGACGCCGTCAACGTCGGCGCCCAGGAGCTGGCCATCTGCCGCGAGCTCGGCGACCGCCACAGCGAGGGCATCGTGCTGACCAATCTCGGACGCACGCTGTCCGAGCTCGGCCGCTTCACCGAGGCCGCCGGCCACCTCACCGCCGCGGCCGTGCTCTTCCGTGAACTCGGCGACCCCGTCCGCGCGGACAAGGCGCTGGTGCACGCGGCGCGGGCCCGTGCCGCGCGAGAACTGCCCAACTGA
- a CDS encoding ArsR/SmtB family transcription factor: MTERRPATDAEAKALASALRLRILRICVRKPHTNKEIAAILGRDPASVLHHTRTLVRTGFLEAQEERRGARGAREIPYLATYKSWRLETPALDRSMLDAFLEELALVPDAEAEGTRMALRLPPPQMEEFRTRLKDLLEEFAARPDDPAAPAWSLFMVVHSDPNRP, translated from the coding sequence ATGACCGAACGCCGGCCGGCGACCGACGCGGAGGCGAAGGCGCTCGCCTCCGCCCTCCGCCTGCGCATCCTGCGCATCTGCGTGCGGAAGCCGCACACGAACAAGGAGATCGCGGCGATCCTCGGGCGCGACCCGGCCAGCGTGCTGCACCACACCAGGACGCTGGTCCGCACCGGATTCCTGGAGGCGCAGGAAGAACGGCGCGGCGCGCGCGGCGCACGAGAGATCCCGTATCTGGCGACGTACAAGAGCTGGCGCCTCGAAACGCCGGCGCTGGACCGGTCGATGCTCGACGCGTTCCTGGAGGAACTCGCCCTCGTCCCCGATGCGGAGGCCGAGGGCACCAGGATGGCGCTACGCCTGCCACCGCCGCAGATGGAGGAGTTCCGCACCCGGCTCAAGGATCTGCTGGAGGAGTTCGCCGCCCGCCCGGACGACCCGGCCGCGCCCGCCTGGTCGCTCTTCATGGTGGTGCACTCCGACCCGAACCGCCCCTGA
- a CDS encoding class I SAM-dependent methyltransferase → MVVSPVEAPPGPGERVNDYDGFAEAYADYNEISLLNAYYAHPAIVDLAGDVAGRRILDAGCGAGPVADALRERGAVVAGFDSSAGMLALARRRLGDAVVLERAELGGPLPFADAEFDDVVASLVLHYLEDWTTALAELRRVLKPGGRLIGSVHHPFVSHLTAPPGTDYFATRSTSQWWELGGTKHLMTFWDRPLHAITDAFTAAGFRIDVISEPAPGPGTRERFPEVFEQRESGRFLCFLFFVLTKV, encoded by the coding sequence ATGGTGGTCAGTCCCGTCGAGGCTCCCCCGGGGCCCGGGGAGAGGGTCAACGACTACGACGGTTTCGCCGAGGCGTATGCGGACTACAACGAGATCAGCCTCCTCAACGCCTACTATGCGCACCCCGCGATCGTGGACCTGGCCGGCGACGTGGCGGGCCGCCGGATACTCGACGCCGGCTGCGGCGCCGGCCCCGTGGCCGACGCCCTGCGCGAGCGGGGCGCCGTCGTCGCCGGGTTCGACTCCAGCGCCGGAATGCTGGCGCTGGCCCGGCGCCGGCTCGGCGACGCCGTGGTGCTGGAACGCGCCGAACTGGGCGGCCCGCTGCCCTTCGCCGACGCCGAGTTCGACGACGTCGTCGCTTCCCTGGTCCTGCACTATCTGGAGGACTGGACGACGGCCCTGGCCGAACTGCGGCGCGTGCTGAAGCCCGGCGGGCGCCTCATCGGGTCAGTCCACCACCCCTTCGTCAGCCATCTGACGGCACCGCCCGGAACCGACTACTTCGCGACCCGCTCCACCTCCCAGTGGTGGGAACTCGGCGGCACGAAGCACCTGATGACCTTCTGGGACCGGCCGCTGCACGCGATCACCGACGCGTTCACCGCGGCCGGCTTCCGGATCGACGTCATCAGCGAACCGGCCCCGGGGCCCGGCACCCGCGAACGGTTCCCCGAGGTCTTCGAGCAGAGGGAGTCGGGCAGGTTCCTGTGCTTCCTGTTCTTCGTCCTCACGAAGGTTTGA
- a CDS encoding winged helix-turn-helix domain-containing protein, whose product MLRFEVSVEDLLRSRFALSPALDLCLMLRSLAGQGGPLPRAWASRLLPAFERLRRESELNAVLALHNPRTGPSFVAPPPRGLNQTWADDLAMIRATPLEAARLEIAAHATGPSAGDPRVRAVLDSTDAVSRIAEAMDRAWHELLAADWPQLRAICERDVVHRVGTIGERGWVTTIESLHPSITWQAGGIEIGHFSHVEPVRLAGDGLLLIPSVFVANIAAHLADPWPWPRTLVYRARGIAALWGEQETVPRPDTLTALIGRSRARLLLALEAPASTSHLARSLAMTPGAVGDHLAILRGAGLLVRARSGRSVLYRRTPLGEALVGGTG is encoded by the coding sequence GTGCTCCGCTTCGAAGTCTCCGTCGAGGACCTGTTGCGCAGCCGTTTCGCGCTGTCGCCCGCGCTGGACCTCTGCCTCATGCTGCGCTCACTCGCTGGCCAGGGCGGACCGCTGCCGCGCGCGTGGGCCAGCCGGCTCCTCCCGGCCTTTGAGCGGCTTCGCCGCGAGAGTGAGCTGAACGCCGTCCTCGCGCTGCACAACCCGCGAACCGGACCGAGCTTCGTGGCCCCGCCCCCTCGTGGGCTCAACCAGACCTGGGCAGACGACCTGGCCATGATCCGGGCCACACCGCTGGAAGCGGCCCGCCTCGAAATCGCCGCCCACGCGACCGGCCCGTCCGCCGGTGATCCCCGCGTGCGCGCGGTGCTGGACTCGACGGACGCCGTCTCCAGGATCGCCGAGGCGATGGACCGGGCCTGGCACGAACTGCTCGCCGCTGACTGGCCGCAACTGCGCGCGATCTGTGAGCGCGACGTCGTGCACCGGGTGGGTACGATCGGCGAACGCGGATGGGTCACGACCATCGAGAGCCTGCACCCGAGCATCACCTGGCAGGCCGGCGGTATCGAGATCGGCCACTTCTCCCACGTCGAGCCCGTCCGCCTCGCCGGCGACGGACTCCTGCTGATCCCTTCGGTCTTCGTCGCGAACATCGCCGCCCACCTGGCAGACCCCTGGCCCTGGCCCAGGACCTTGGTCTACCGTGCCCGCGGCATCGCCGCCCTGTGGGGCGAGCAGGAGACCGTCCCCCGACCGGACACGCTGACCGCGCTGATCGGCCGGTCCCGGGCCCGGCTGCTGTTGGCGCTGGAGGCCCCGGCCAGTACCAGCCACCTCGCCCGAAGCCTCGCCATGACACCCGGCGCGGTGGGAGACCACCTCGCCATCCTGCGCGGCGCGGGACTGCTCGTCCGCGCCCGGTCCGGACGGTCGGTGCTCTACCGGCGCACTCCGCTCGGCGAGGCGCTGGTAGGCGGTACGGGCTGA
- a CDS encoding class I SAM-dependent methyltransferase, producing the protein MIHVLGESVRHTGHADVLREGLDGRTGSRAEHEKQSDEEAHTMISNERQEHVMSVRLASPGAAGVDPPKVNDYDSFAKAYAAVNETNLVNAYYERPAMLALAGDVAGRRILDVGCGSGLLFAALGDRGAMVSGFDSSAGMLELARRRLGVGADLRVADLGSPLPYPDDTFDDVVASLVLHYLEDWGPALAELRRVLKPGGRLIASVDHPFAVNLIHREAGREAECDYFDTTNWTVEWTIGGQTALVSRWHRPLHATIEAFTGAGFRITVISEPDPDPAASERFPEAIAAMPRFLSFLFFVLRAE; encoded by the coding sequence ATGATCCATGTCCTCGGCGAGTCCGTCCGGCATACCGGGCACGCCGATGTCCTGCGCGAGGGCCTCGACGGCCGGACCGGGTCGCGCGCCGAACACGAGAAGCAGAGCGATGAGGAAGCCCACACCATGATCTCCAACGAGCGCCAAGAACACGTGATGTCCGTCAGGCTGGCCTCGCCAGGCGCGGCGGGAGTCGATCCGCCGAAGGTCAACGACTACGACAGCTTCGCCAAGGCATACGCCGCCGTGAACGAAACCAACCTGGTCAACGCCTACTACGAGCGTCCCGCGATGCTGGCCCTCGCCGGAGACGTGGCCGGCCGGCGGATCCTCGACGTCGGCTGCGGATCGGGGCTCCTGTTCGCCGCGCTGGGCGACCGTGGCGCCATGGTGAGTGGCTTCGACTCAAGCGCCGGGATGCTGGAGCTGGCCCGGCGGCGGCTCGGCGTCGGTGCGGACCTGCGGGTGGCGGACCTGGGCAGCCCGCTTCCCTATCCTGATGACACGTTCGACGACGTGGTCGCGTCCCTGGTGCTGCACTACCTGGAGGACTGGGGGCCCGCTCTGGCCGAGCTGCGACGCGTCCTCAAGCCCGGCGGTCGGCTGATCGCTTCCGTCGACCATCCCTTTGCCGTCAACCTCATACACCGCGAGGCCGGCCGCGAGGCGGAATGCGACTACTTCGACACCACCAACTGGACCGTGGAGTGGACGATCGGCGGCCAGACCGCCTTGGTGAGTCGCTGGCACAGGCCGTTGCACGCGACGATCGAGGCGTTCACCGGGGCTGGTTTCCGGATCACGGTCATCAGCGAGCCGGATCCTGATCCCGCCGCCAGCGAGCGGTTTCCCGAGGCCATCGCGGCCATGCCGCGCTTCCTGTCCTTCCTGTTCTTCGTCCTGCGGGCCGAGTAG
- a CDS encoding helix-turn-helix transcriptional regulator has protein sequence MDNQAEVRDFLRTRRDRITPEQAGIVTGGRRRLPGLRREEVAMLAGMSSDYYAKMERGNLAGVSPEVLDALARALRLDDAETEHLHDLARAANPSPSRRRVRPAQSTVRPSLQRFLDAITGAPAWIVNQRADILATNPLARTLLAPLLDDPDTRNNTARFIFLSPAARTFYPQWEHAADASAANLRTAAGRNPRDKALSDLIGELATRSEAFSRRWSAHDVRLHRTGTKHIHHPAVGDLEFVYEGVELPDHPGWMMFTYTSAPGSPTEDRVKLLGSLAASQTDAQAPAPVSQPGET, from the coding sequence ATGGACAACCAGGCCGAGGTACGGGACTTCCTGCGCACCCGACGCGACCGCATCACCCCCGAGCAGGCAGGCATCGTCACCGGAGGCCGCCGCCGCCTGCCCGGCCTGCGCCGCGAGGAAGTCGCCATGCTCGCCGGAATGAGCAGCGACTACTACGCCAAGATGGAACGCGGCAACCTCGCCGGCGTCTCCCCCGAAGTACTCGACGCCCTCGCCCGCGCCCTGCGCCTGGACGACGCGGAGACCGAGCACCTGCACGACCTCGCCCGCGCCGCGAACCCCTCACCAAGCCGCCGCCGGGTCCGTCCCGCCCAGTCGACGGTCCGCCCCTCCCTCCAGCGGTTCCTCGACGCGATCACCGGCGCACCCGCATGGATCGTCAACCAGCGGGCCGACATCCTCGCCACCAACCCACTCGCCCGGACCCTGCTCGCCCCGCTGCTCGACGACCCGGACACCCGGAACAACACCGCACGGTTCATCTTCCTCAGCCCCGCCGCGCGCACCTTCTACCCGCAGTGGGAGCACGCAGCGGACGCCTCCGCCGCCAACCTGCGCACCGCCGCAGGACGCAACCCGCGCGACAAGGCCCTTTCCGACCTCATCGGGGAACTCGCGACCCGCAGCGAAGCCTTCAGCCGCCGCTGGTCGGCCCACGACGTCCGCCTGCACCGCACCGGCACCAAGCACATCCACCACCCCGCGGTCGGCGACCTCGAATTCGTCTACGAAGGCGTCGAACTGCCGGACCATCCCGGCTGGATGATGTTCACCTACACCAGCGCCCCCGGCTCACCGACCGAAGACCGGGTCAAACTCCTCGGCAGCCTCGCCGCCTCGCAAACCGACGCGCAGGCGCCCGCACCCGTCTCCCAGCCCGGCGAGACATGA
- a CDS encoding SDR family oxidoreductase, with protein sequence MSQDQTRGRVAVITGASSGIGAATARSLHTAGYRVALLARRTDRIKALTEELGDGAIAVSADVTDRDALVAAAEQVQREFGGTDVLVNNAGVMLLGPFSAEQREDYRKMIEVNLLGAITATEVFLGQLKDGGGDIVNVSSVAGRVANVGSGVYAATKFGINGWSESLRKELLPDVRVTVIEPGVVATELPTHITHEATRQGAKELYDVAEVTAEDIAEVVTFALQRPRHLAINEILLRPAGQAL encoded by the coding sequence ATGAGCCAGGACCAGACGCGGGGGCGCGTCGCCGTCATCACCGGTGCTTCCTCCGGGATCGGTGCCGCGACCGCCCGGTCCCTGCACACCGCCGGCTACCGGGTCGCGCTTCTCGCCCGCCGCACGGACCGCATCAAGGCCCTCACCGAGGAGCTCGGCGACGGTGCGATCGCCGTCTCCGCCGACGTCACCGACCGTGACGCCCTGGTCGCGGCGGCCGAACAGGTGCAGCGGGAGTTCGGCGGCACGGACGTGCTGGTGAACAACGCCGGGGTGATGCTGCTGGGTCCGTTCTCGGCCGAGCAGCGTGAGGACTACCGCAAGATGATCGAGGTCAACCTGCTCGGGGCGATCACGGCCACCGAGGTGTTCCTCGGCCAGCTCAAGGACGGCGGTGGCGACATCGTGAACGTCTCCTCCGTCGCGGGCCGGGTCGCCAACGTCGGCAGCGGCGTGTACGCGGCCACCAAGTTCGGCATCAATGGCTGGTCGGAGTCCCTGCGCAAGGAGCTCCTGCCCGACGTGCGCGTCACCGTGATCGAGCCGGGTGTCGTCGCCACCGAGCTGCCCACCCACATCACCCACGAAGCCACCCGCCAGGGCGCCAAGGAGCTCTACGACGTCGCCGAGGTCACCGCCGAGGACATCGCCGAGGTCGTCACCTTCGCCCTCCAGCGCCCCCGGCACCTGGCCATCAACGAGATCCTGCTCCGCCCCGCCGGCCAGGCGCTCTGA
- a CDS encoding aldo/keto reductase: MKHTKLRDLDVSRIGLGAMGMSHGYTGSGTDDDQSIRTIHRALELGVTFIDTAEVYGPYTNEELVGRALKGRRDQVVLATKFGLISHTGRDGGTDSSPANVRAAVEGSLKRLGTDHIDLYYQHRVDPGTPIEETVGALAELVAKGKIGHIGLSEAGPDTIRRAHTIHPITAVQSEYSLFTRDPEARVLPVLRELNIGFVPFSPLGRGFLTGAIRDPAQFDTSDFRADNPRFTGENFQHNLRLADQVAAIATEIGATPAQVALAWLLAQGDFIAPIPGTRRVARVEENACADAVRLTDDQLTTLSSLPPAAGDTHNEAQMRMMERG, translated from the coding sequence ATGAAGCACACCAAACTGCGCGACCTGGACGTCTCCCGCATCGGCCTGGGAGCCATGGGCATGTCCCACGGTTACACCGGCTCCGGCACCGACGACGACCAGTCCATCCGCACCATCCACCGCGCCTTGGAACTGGGCGTCACCTTCATCGACACCGCCGAGGTCTACGGCCCCTACACCAACGAGGAACTGGTGGGTCGGGCTCTCAAGGGCCGCCGTGACCAGGTGGTGCTGGCCACCAAGTTCGGTCTGATCTCCCACACCGGCCGTGACGGCGGCACCGACAGCAGTCCGGCCAACGTCCGCGCCGCCGTCGAGGGCTCCCTCAAGCGTCTGGGCACCGACCACATCGACCTGTACTACCAGCACCGCGTCGACCCCGGCACCCCGATCGAGGAGACCGTCGGCGCGCTGGCCGAACTCGTCGCCAAGGGCAAGATCGGGCACATCGGCCTCTCGGAGGCCGGGCCCGACACCATCCGCCGCGCCCACACCATCCACCCCATCACCGCGGTGCAGTCCGAGTACTCGCTGTTCACCCGCGACCCCGAGGCCCGTGTGCTGCCCGTGCTGCGGGAGCTGAACATCGGTTTTGTCCCGTTCTCCCCGCTCGGACGCGGCTTCCTGACCGGCGCGATCCGCGACCCCGCACAGTTCGACACCAGCGACTTCCGCGCCGACAACCCCCGCTTCACCGGCGAGAACTTCCAGCACAACCTGCGCCTGGCCGATCAAGTCGCCGCCATCGCCACCGAGATCGGCGCCACCCCGGCGCAGGTCGCCCTCGCCTGGCTGCTCGCGCAGGGCGACTTCATCGCGCCGATCCCCGGCACCCGCCGCGTGGCCCGCGTCGAGGAGAACGCCTGCGCCGACGCCGTCCGCCTCACCGACGACCAGCTCACCACGCTCAGCAGCCTGCCCCCGGCCGCCGGCGACACCCACAACGAGGCCCAGATGCGCATGATGGAACGCGGATGA
- a CDS encoding carboxymuconolactone decarboxylase family protein, giving the protein MTGTNPRIAPDLVRRTAPKLADLTDDVLFADLWQRPELSPRERSLVTVAALVALGRDAQLTGHLNRALDNGLTPGELAEAITHLAFYAGWPAAMSATGVLAQVTEPTR; this is encoded by the coding sequence ATGACCGGCACCAACCCGCGCATCGCGCCGGACCTCGTCCGCCGCACCGCCCCGAAACTCGCCGACCTCACCGACGACGTCCTGTTCGCCGACCTCTGGCAGCGCCCGGAGCTGTCCCCGCGCGAGCGCAGCCTGGTCACCGTGGCCGCCCTGGTAGCGCTGGGCCGCGACGCCCAGCTCACCGGCCACCTGAACCGCGCCCTCGACAACGGCCTCACCCCCGGCGAACTCGCCGAAGCGATCACCCACCTCGCCTTCTACGCCGGCTGGCCCGCCGCGATGAGCGCCACCGGCGTCCTGGCCCAGGTCACCGAACCCACCCGCTGA
- a CDS encoding aldo/keto reductase has protein sequence MQHVTLNNGLQMPILGFGVFQIDADKTEQAVTQALEAGYRLLDTAAAYGNEEAVGHAIKNSGIPREELFVTTKLWVQDAPAQVNTRRALETSLARLGLDHVDLYLMHQPYGDVYGQWRAMEAAQREGLTRAIGVANFYPDRLLDLILNNEITPQVNQIETHPFFQRNPDHTLMREHRVQHQAWGGFAEGKNDLFTNAVLAGIGEAHGKSVAQVVLRWLIQSDIVTIPKSVNPDRMAQNIDVFDFQLTEDQTTQIAALDTGTTLFFDHHDPEMVAWLSKRRLDG, from the coding sequence GTGCAGCACGTCACCTTGAACAACGGCCTCCAGATGCCGATCCTCGGCTTCGGCGTCTTCCAGATCGACGCGGACAAGACCGAGCAGGCCGTCACCCAGGCCCTGGAGGCCGGCTACCGGCTGCTGGACACCGCCGCCGCCTACGGCAACGAGGAAGCCGTCGGCCACGCCATCAAGAACAGCGGCATCCCGCGCGAGGAACTCTTCGTCACCACCAAGCTGTGGGTCCAGGACGCCCCAGCCCAGGTCAACACCCGCCGCGCTCTGGAGACCTCCCTGGCCAGACTCGGCCTCGACCACGTCGACCTGTACCTGATGCACCAGCCCTACGGCGACGTCTACGGCCAGTGGCGCGCCATGGAGGCCGCCCAGCGCGAGGGCCTGACCCGGGCGATCGGCGTCGCCAACTTCTACCCCGACCGGTTGCTGGACCTGATCCTCAACAACGAGATCACCCCGCAGGTCAACCAGATCGAGACCCACCCCTTCTTCCAGCGCAACCCCGACCACACCCTGATGCGCGAGCACCGGGTGCAGCACCAGGCGTGGGGCGGCTTCGCCGAGGGCAAGAACGACCTGTTCACCAACGCCGTCCTCGCCGGCATCGGCGAGGCGCACGGCAAGTCGGTCGCCCAGGTCGTACTGCGCTGGCTGATCCAGAGCGACATCGTCACCATCCCCAAGTCCGTCAACCCCGACCGGATGGCGCAGAACATCGACGTCTTCGACTTCCAGCTCACCGAGGACCAGACGACGCAGATCGCCGCCCTCGACACCGGCACGACCCTGTTCTTCGACCACCACGACCCCGAGATGGTCGCCTGGCTCAGCAAGCGCCGCCTCGACGGTTGA